In one window of Nocardioides panacisoli DNA:
- a CDS encoding glycosyltransferase, with protein sequence MRIALVTETFYPAVDSTTTTLKATADRLVDLGHAVRIIAPGPGLGTYRGCDVVRVRPLEPTGHQVRAALDEFAPDLVQATSPRFVGRKALKHARRTGTPTIVIEQSPVLDLAADYWRAKVADRADRLLVTASWMVERAAELGVEAELWAPGVDPVAFTPTLRDEWLYNSWSKAKSKHGPRVVVGYVGSLHKRHGVRQLAALADIDGIRPVVIGDGPERDWLAKRLPDAKFTGPLQTGDLTIAMATLDVVVHPGEHETCCHAMREAGAAGVPVVAARSGGALDVVRHLETGMFHAPGSRGDLRRAVQAVVADPQRDLLGRQARVQSKLRTWTDAVDELIADHYPALHRAAA encoded by the coding sequence ATGAGGATCGCGCTGGTCACCGAGACGTTCTACCCGGCCGTGGATTCCACCACGACCACCCTGAAGGCCACCGCCGACCGCTTGGTCGACCTCGGCCACGCCGTGCGGATCATCGCGCCGGGACCGGGCCTGGGCACCTACCGCGGCTGCGACGTGGTCCGCGTCAGGCCGCTCGAGCCGACCGGCCACCAGGTGCGTGCCGCCCTGGACGAGTTCGCACCCGACCTGGTGCAGGCGACCTCCCCCCGGTTCGTGGGGCGCAAGGCGCTCAAGCACGCCCGGCGCACGGGTACCCCGACGATCGTCATCGAGCAGTCCCCGGTGCTCGACCTCGCCGCCGACTACTGGCGCGCCAAGGTCGCCGACCGCGCAGACCGGCTGCTCGTCACCGCGTCGTGGATGGTCGAGCGCGCCGCCGAGCTCGGGGTCGAGGCCGAGTTGTGGGCACCGGGCGTGGATCCGGTCGCGTTCACGCCGACGCTGCGCGACGAGTGGCTCTACAACTCCTGGTCCAAGGCCAAGTCCAAGCACGGCCCCCGCGTGGTCGTCGGGTACGTCGGCAGCCTCCACAAGCGCCACGGTGTCCGCCAGCTGGCCGCACTCGCCGACATCGACGGCATCCGCCCCGTGGTCATCGGCGACGGCCCCGAACGGGACTGGCTCGCCAAGCGCCTGCCCGACGCGAAGTTCACCGGTCCGCTGCAGACCGGCGACCTCACGATCGCGATGGCCACGCTCGACGTCGTGGTCCACCCCGGGGAGCACGAGACCTGCTGCCACGCGATGCGGGAGGCCGGGGCTGCCGGCGTACCGGTGGTCGCCGCACGGTCGGGTGGAGCCCTGGACGTCGTCCGCCACCTGGAGACCGGCATGTTCCACGCGCCCGGCTCACGGGGCGACCTGCGGCGCGCGGTGCAGGCCGTGGTTGCCGACCCGCAGCGGGACCTGCTGGGGCGCCAGGCGCGCGTGCAGTCCAAGCTGCGCACGTGGACCGACGCGGTCGACGAGCTGATCGCCGACCACTACCCCGCCCTGCACCGGGCCGCCGCCTGA
- a CDS encoding LysR family transcriptional regulator has protein sequence MLLRQLEYLTSLAREQHFGRAAVACHVSQPALSAGIRKLEAELDVQIVQRSQRFEGFTAEGEAVLSWALRILAEREDLDRTLSQMRGGLSGMLRIGAIPTALTLAPLLTTPMRERYPGVRFHLASMSSREIVERLNDYDIEVGMTYVDGEPLGGVRVVPLYRERYLFLTPDDGALADRAEVGWAEAAGTPLCLLLPVMQNRRILERNFAEAGASVAPVLETDTVSALYSHVTSMGLSSIIPHAWLHAFGLPPGTRAVPLAPAARSHQVGLVLPRHDRDSLLARALLATAAEVDIPATLIATLRREVPAAITAADQPIEN, from the coding sequence ATGCTGCTGCGCCAGTTGGAGTACCTCACCTCGCTGGCTCGTGAGCAGCACTTCGGTCGCGCGGCGGTCGCGTGCCACGTGTCGCAACCGGCCCTCTCCGCCGGCATCCGCAAGCTCGAGGCGGAGCTCGACGTCCAGATCGTCCAGCGCAGCCAGCGTTTCGAGGGGTTCACCGCCGAGGGCGAGGCCGTGCTGTCGTGGGCGCTGCGCATCCTCGCCGAACGCGAGGACCTCGACCGCACGCTGAGCCAGATGCGCGGGGGCCTGTCCGGCATGCTCCGGATCGGGGCGATCCCGACCGCGCTGACCCTCGCGCCGCTGCTGACGACACCGATGCGGGAGCGGTACCCCGGCGTCCGCTTCCACCTGGCGTCGATGTCCTCGCGCGAGATCGTCGAACGGCTCAACGACTACGACATCGAGGTCGGCATGACCTACGTCGACGGCGAGCCCCTGGGCGGGGTGCGGGTCGTGCCGCTCTACCGCGAGCGCTACCTCTTCCTCACACCCGACGACGGCGCCCTGGCCGACCGGGCCGAGGTCGGGTGGGCCGAGGCGGCCGGGACGCCGCTGTGCCTGCTGCTGCCGGTGATGCAGAACCGGCGCATCCTCGAGCGCAACTTCGCCGAGGCGGGCGCATCGGTCGCACCGGTGCTCGAGACCGACACCGTCTCGGCGCTGTACTCCCACGTCACCTCGATGGGCCTGTCGAGCATCATCCCGCACGCGTGGCTGCACGCCTTCGGGCTCCCGCCCGGCACTCGCGCCGTGCCGTTGGCACCGGCTGCCCGCAGCCACCAGGTCGGGCTCGTGCTGCCACGCCACGACCGCGACTCGCTGCTGGCCCGAGCCCTGCTCGCGACCGCCGCAGAGGTCGACATCCCCGCCACGCTCATCGCCACGCTGCGCCGCGAGGTGCCTGCGGCGATAACAGCGGCCGATCAACCGATCGAGAATTGA
- a CDS encoding OFA family MFS transporter — MSALNFLDREHSVAPPGYSRWLIPPAALAIHLCIGQVYATSVYKIALVEHFDTSLTAVGYIFSVAIVVLGVSAALFGTWVDRVGPRRTMFTAACCWGAGFLVAALGIQLGQLWIVYLGYGVLGGIGLGLGYISPVSTLIKWFPDRPGLATGMAIMGFGGGAMVASPLSQELLVAFGGSEFGGDAVMKLFVTLGIVYFAFMMFGVFTVRVPAPGWAPAGYDPEAATQKKMVTRAHVSAANSIRTPQFWLVWIVLFCNVTAGIGILENAQPMLRDFFRDATTGDSAVAAGTAAGFVGLLSLGNMGGRFVWSSVSDYIGRKMTYLMYLGGGMLLFFGVSAIGSSSTAVFVALMFLIISFYGGGFATVPAYLRDLFGTFQVGAIHGRLLTAWSAAGVAGPLIINAILDAQGKEPGALLAGDYRSPILIMVAILAVGFVANLLIKPVAERFHEPEDVVEAAGTAR, encoded by the coding sequence GTGTCAGCGCTGAACTTCCTCGATCGTGAGCACTCGGTCGCACCCCCGGGCTACAGCCGCTGGCTGATCCCACCGGCGGCCCTGGCCATCCACCTGTGCATCGGTCAGGTGTACGCGACCAGCGTGTACAAGATCGCCCTGGTCGAGCACTTCGACACCAGCCTCACCGCCGTCGGCTACATCTTCTCCGTCGCCATCGTGGTGCTCGGCGTCTCCGCCGCGCTGTTCGGCACCTGGGTGGACCGGGTCGGCCCGCGGCGCACCATGTTCACCGCCGCCTGCTGCTGGGGCGCCGGCTTCCTCGTCGCCGCCCTCGGGATCCAGCTGGGACAGCTGTGGATCGTCTACCTGGGCTACGGCGTACTCGGAGGAATCGGGTTGGGGCTGGGCTACATCTCGCCCGTCTCCACGTTGATCAAGTGGTTCCCCGACCGCCCGGGCCTTGCCACCGGCATGGCGATCATGGGCTTCGGCGGTGGCGCGATGGTCGCCTCGCCCCTGTCCCAGGAGCTGCTGGTCGCCTTCGGGGGCAGCGAGTTCGGCGGCGACGCGGTGATGAAGCTCTTCGTCACGCTCGGCATCGTCTACTTCGCCTTCATGATGTTCGGTGTCTTCACCGTGAGGGTGCCGGCGCCCGGATGGGCCCCGGCGGGCTACGACCCCGAGGCGGCCACGCAGAAGAAGATGGTCACCCGGGCGCACGTCTCGGCGGCCAACTCGATCCGTACGCCGCAGTTCTGGCTGGTGTGGATCGTGCTGTTCTGCAACGTCACCGCCGGCATCGGCATCCTGGAGAACGCCCAGCCGATGCTGCGGGACTTCTTCCGCGATGCCACCACCGGTGACTCCGCCGTCGCTGCCGGCACCGCCGCCGGCTTCGTCGGCCTGCTGTCGCTGGGCAACATGGGCGGCCGCTTCGTGTGGTCCTCGGTGTCGGACTACATCGGCCGCAAGATGACCTATCTGATGTACCTCGGCGGGGGGATGCTGCTGTTCTTCGGCGTCTCCGCGATCGGCAGCAGCTCGACGGCCGTCTTCGTGGCACTGATGTTCCTGATCATCTCCTTCTACGGTGGCGGCTTCGCCACGGTGCCCGCCTACCTGCGCGACCTGTTCGGCACCTTCCAAGTCGGCGCGATCCACGGCCGGCTGCTGACCGCGTGGTCCGCGGCCGGCGTGGCGGGACCGTTGATCATCAACGCGATCCTCGACGCGCAGGGCAAGGAGCCCGGCGCGCTGCTGGCCGGCGACTACCGCAGCCCGATCCTGATCATGGTCGCCATCCTGGCCGTCGGCTTCGTGGCCAACCTGCTCATCAAGCCCGTGGCGGAGCGCTTCCACGAGCCCGAGGACGTCGTCGAGGCCGCGGGCACCGCCCGCTGA
- a CDS encoding MFS transporter small subunit, producing MQAEHQSDHTARIAISWALVSIPLAYGLYNAIQAAAQLFTG from the coding sequence ATGCAGGCAGAGCACCAGTCCGACCACACCGCACGGATCGCCATCTCGTGGGCGCTGGTCAGCATCCCGTTGGCCTACGGGCTCTACAACGCGATCCAGGCCGCCGCCCAGCTCTTCACGGGCTGA
- the fdhD gene encoding formate dehydrogenase accessory sulfurtransferase FdhD: protein MGRVTDRRPVVRVRDGAVTRRPDTLTVEEPMELRLDGRALTVTMRTPGHDFDLAVGFLVSEGVVGSAEEVASIRYCAGATEDGSNTYNIVEVGLAPGVAVPDLALERNFYTTSSCGLCGKASLEAVRTSTRWGVAEDPLRVTTATLAELPDRLREAQKVFESTGGLHAAGLFSADGEPIHVREDVGRHNAVDKVIGAALSEGRLPLRETILMVSGRASFELVQKAVMAGIPMLTAVSAPSSLAVDLAREQGLSLVGFLRGASMNLYSATERVVTP, encoded by the coding sequence GTGGGTCGCGTGACCGACCGCCGGCCGGTGGTGCGGGTGCGGGACGGGGCCGTGACCAGGCGCCCGGACACCCTCACCGTCGAGGAGCCGATGGAGCTCCGCCTCGACGGGCGCGCCCTGACGGTGACGATGCGCACGCCCGGGCACGACTTCGACCTGGCCGTGGGGTTCCTGGTCAGCGAGGGCGTGGTCGGCTCCGCGGAGGAGGTCGCCTCGATCCGGTACTGCGCCGGCGCGACCGAGGACGGGTCGAACACCTACAACATCGTCGAGGTGGGCCTCGCGCCCGGCGTCGCCGTGCCCGACCTCGCGCTGGAGCGCAACTTCTACACGACCTCCTCGTGCGGGTTGTGCGGCAAGGCCAGCCTGGAGGCGGTGCGGACCTCGACGCGGTGGGGGGTGGCCGAGGACCCGTTGCGGGTCACGACGGCAACGCTGGCCGAGCTGCCGGACCGGCTGCGCGAGGCGCAGAAGGTCTTCGAGAGCACCGGCGGCCTCCACGCGGCCGGGCTCTTCAGTGCCGACGGCGAGCCCATCCACGTCCGGGAGGACGTCGGACGGCACAACGCCGTCGACAAGGTGATCGGCGCCGCCCTCAGCGAGGGGCGGCTCCCGCTGCGGGAGACCATCCTGATGGTCAGTGGGCGTGCGTCCTTCGAGCTGGTCCAGAAGGCGGTGATGGCCGGGATCCCGATGCTCACCGCCGTCTCGGCCCCCTCGTCGCTGGCCGTGGACCTTGCGCGTGAGCAGGGGCTGAGCCTGGTGGGGTTCCTGCGCGGGGCGTCGATGAACCTCTACAGCGCGACCGAGCGGGTCGTCACTCCCTGA
- a CDS encoding FdhF/YdeP family oxidoreductase, which yields MRSGDGAREGSLEDIEVSEPKAWAAGVPGVTHALKYSLSENSPARTARTLLGLNQADGIDCPGCAWPDPSHRALNEYCENGAKHVNDEATTQRVTPQFFAEHSVADLDGRSDQWLNQQGRLTEPMVKRPGGSHYEPIGWDEALDLVADELRGLDSPDESIFYTSGRLNNEAAFLLQLFVRAYGTNNLPDCSNMCHESSGSALGQTLGVGKGNVSLDDIHQADLVFVVGQNPGSNHPRMLSALEETKRNGGRIIAVNPLREAGLLRFKNPQKPRGVIGRGTEIADQFLQVRAGGDLALFQALNRLLLEAEDANPGTVLDHDFIAEHTTGFEEFAAQVRDVSWDDVLSATGLTREEIEEAHRAVLGSKRIIVCWAMGLTQHRHGVPTIREIVNFLLLRGDLGRDGAGVCPVRGHSNVQGDRTMGIWERMPDAFLDRLAEEFQFSPPREHGVDSVAAVRALRDDRAKVFVGVAGNFVRAMSDSDVTEDALRRCRLTVQISTKLNRSHTVCGETALILPTLGRSDKDVQATGEQFVTVEDSMSEIHASRGPLAPASPALLSEVSIISRLARRTLGESGPPIPWQEFEDDYGLIRDRIARVVPGFERFNERIGKGFRLPNPINARTYPTESGRAMFSCNDFVDLTPPPGHLVLQSLRSHDQWNTIPYAPDDRYRGIRGGRRIVLVNAADLADLQVADSSVVDLVSVWHDGVERRAPGFRVVAYPTARGSAAAYYPETNVLVPLDSVAETSNTPTSKGVVVRLEPAGSGAPGSGSD from the coding sequence ATGAGGTCCGGGGACGGTGCACGGGAGGGCTCGCTCGAGGACATCGAGGTCAGTGAGCCCAAGGCATGGGCCGCCGGGGTCCCCGGCGTCACGCATGCGTTGAAGTACTCGCTGTCGGAGAACTCCCCGGCCCGTACGGCGCGCACGCTGCTCGGCCTCAACCAGGCCGACGGCATCGACTGCCCCGGCTGCGCGTGGCCCGACCCGAGCCACCGCGCGCTGAACGAGTACTGCGAGAACGGCGCCAAGCACGTCAACGACGAGGCCACGACGCAGCGGGTCACGCCGCAGTTCTTCGCCGAGCACTCCGTCGCCGACCTGGACGGCCGCAGCGACCAGTGGCTCAATCAGCAGGGCCGGCTCACCGAGCCGATGGTCAAGCGCCCCGGTGGGAGCCACTACGAGCCCATCGGCTGGGACGAGGCCCTCGACCTGGTCGCTGACGAGCTGCGCGGCCTGGACTCCCCGGACGAGTCGATCTTCTACACCTCCGGCCGGCTGAACAACGAGGCGGCGTTCCTGCTGCAGCTGTTCGTCCGCGCCTACGGCACCAACAACCTCCCCGACTGCTCCAACATGTGTCACGAGTCGAGCGGGTCTGCCCTCGGGCAGACGCTGGGAGTCGGCAAGGGCAACGTCTCCCTCGACGACATCCACCAGGCCGACCTGGTCTTCGTGGTGGGGCAGAACCCCGGCAGCAACCACCCGCGGATGCTGTCGGCACTGGAGGAGACCAAGCGCAACGGCGGCCGCATCATCGCCGTCAACCCACTGCGCGAGGCCGGGCTGCTCCGGTTCAAGAACCCCCAGAAGCCCCGCGGCGTGATCGGACGCGGCACCGAGATCGCCGACCAGTTCCTCCAGGTCCGTGCCGGCGGTGACCTCGCGCTGTTCCAGGCGCTCAACCGCCTGCTGCTCGAGGCCGAGGACGCCAACCCCGGCACCGTGCTCGACCACGACTTCATCGCCGAGCACACCACGGGCTTCGAGGAGTTCGCCGCGCAGGTCCGCGACGTCTCCTGGGACGACGTCCTCTCCGCCACCGGGCTCACGCGGGAGGAGATCGAGGAGGCCCACCGCGCGGTGCTGGGCAGCAAGCGGATCATCGTGTGCTGGGCCATGGGTCTGACCCAGCACCGGCACGGCGTGCCGACCATCCGCGAGATCGTGAACTTCCTCCTGCTGCGCGGCGACCTCGGCCGTGACGGCGCAGGTGTCTGCCCGGTGCGCGGCCACAGCAACGTCCAGGGCGATCGCACCATGGGCATCTGGGAGCGGATGCCGGACGCGTTCCTCGACCGGCTGGCCGAGGAGTTCCAGTTCTCGCCCCCGCGCGAGCACGGCGTCGACTCGGTCGCCGCCGTCCGTGCCCTGCGCGACGACCGCGCCAAGGTCTTCGTCGGCGTCGCCGGCAACTTCGTGCGGGCGATGTCCGACAGCGACGTCACCGAGGACGCGCTGCGCCGGTGCCGGCTCACCGTGCAGATCTCGACGAAGCTGAACCGGTCCCACACGGTGTGCGGGGAGACCGCCCTGATCCTCCCGACGCTGGGTCGCAGCGACAAGGACGTGCAGGCGACCGGCGAGCAGTTCGTGACGGTGGAGGACTCCATGAGCGAGATCCATGCGTCGCGCGGGCCGCTCGCGCCGGCCTCACCCGCCCTGCTCAGCGAGGTGTCGATCATCTCCCGCCTCGCCCGGCGCACGCTGGGGGAGAGCGGTCCGCCGATCCCGTGGCAGGAGTTCGAGGACGACTACGGACTCATCCGCGATCGCATCGCGCGGGTCGTGCCGGGTTTCGAGCGTTTCAACGAGCGCATCGGCAAGGGTTTCCGGCTCCCCAACCCGATCAACGCCCGCACCTATCCGACCGAGAGCGGCCGGGCGATGTTCTCGTGCAACGACTTCGTCGACCTCACGCCGCCGCCGGGTCACTTGGTGCTGCAGTCCCTGCGCTCCCACGACCAGTGGAACACCATCCCCTACGCACCCGATGACCGCTACCGGGGCATCCGGGGCGGGCGCCGCATCGTGCTGGTGAACGCCGCCGACCTGGCCGACCTGCAGGTCGCCGACTCGTCCGTGGTCGACCTGGTGAGCGTGTGGCACGACGGCGTCGAGCGTCGCGCACCCGGCTTCCGCGTCGTGGCCTACCCGACGGCTCGCGGGTCCGCGGCGGCGTACTACCCCGAGACCAACGTGCTGGTGCCGCTCGACAGCGTCGCGGAGACCAGCAACACGCCCACCTCCAAGGGGGTCGTGGTCCGCCTCGAGCCCGCAGGGAGCGGCGCCCCCGGCTCCGGGAGTGACTGA
- a CDS encoding succinate dehydrogenase/fumarate reductase iron-sulfur subunit — MGYDLSMRVWRGDQSGGDFGDYTVEVSEGEVVLDAIHRLQATQAGDLAVRWNCKAGKCGSCSAEINGKPRLLCMTRLSDFDPSETITVTPMRAFPVIRDLVCDVSFNYEKAKEVPSFAPPPRDADGKRRMAQVDVERGQEFRKCIECFLCQDTCHVVRDHEENKPAFSGPRFFLRFAELDMHPLDTHDRRELAQGAGGIGLCNITKCCTEVCPEGIKITDNAIIPMKERVADKKYDPLVWLGNKIGLRNRDYDGRD; from the coding sequence ATGGGCTACGACCTGAGCATGCGCGTGTGGCGCGGCGACCAGTCCGGTGGCGACTTCGGTGACTACACCGTCGAGGTCTCCGAGGGTGAGGTCGTCCTGGACGCGATCCACCGGCTGCAGGCCACCCAGGCCGGCGACCTCGCGGTGCGGTGGAACTGCAAGGCCGGCAAGTGCGGATCCTGCAGCGCCGAGATCAACGGCAAGCCGCGGCTGTTGTGCATGACGCGACTGTCGGACTTCGACCCGAGCGAGACCATCACGGTGACCCCGATGCGGGCGTTCCCGGTGATCCGCGACCTGGTCTGCGACGTCTCCTTCAACTACGAGAAGGCCAAGGAGGTGCCCTCCTTCGCGCCTCCGCCGCGCGACGCCGACGGCAAGCGCCGCATGGCCCAGGTCGACGTCGAGCGGGGCCAGGAGTTCCGCAAGTGCATCGAGTGCTTCCTGTGCCAGGACACCTGCCACGTGGTCCGTGACCACGAGGAGAACAAGCCGGCGTTCTCCGGTCCGCGGTTCTTCCTGCGCTTCGCCGAGCTGGACATGCACCCGTTGGACACCCACGATCGCCGCGAGCTCGCCCAGGGCGCCGGCGGCATCGGGCTCTGCAACATCACCAAGTGCTGCACCGAGGTGTGCCCGGAGGGCATCAAGATCACCGACAACGCCATCATCCCCATGAAGGAGCGCGTGGCGGACAAGAAGTACGACCCGCTGGTCTGGCTCGGCAACAAGATCGGCCTGCGCAACCGCGACTACGACGGTCGCGACTGA
- a CDS encoding fumarate reductase/succinate dehydrogenase flavoprotein subunit, with translation MTGNEMSGDARGGIERHRYDVIVIGAGGSGLRAAIAAHEAGARVAVVCKSLLGKAHTVMAEGGCAAAMGNLWPDDSWQVHFRDTMRGGKMLNNWRMAQLHAQEAPERVMELEDWGALFDRTEDGLISQRDFGGHKYARLAHIGDRTGLEIIRTLQQRLVALGIDVFMECTVTDVLKDPSTGSGTGAVAGAFGYWRETGRFVVFESPSIVMATGGFGKAWKVTSNSWEYTGDGHALALRAGAGLINMECVQFHPTGMVWPPSVKGLLVTESVRGDGGVLKNSEGNRFMFDYIPEYFRAETADTEEEADRWYDDKENNRRPPELLPRDEVARAINAEIKAGRGTPHGGIYLDIASRRTPEFIRKRLPSMYHQFKELADVDITAEAMEIGPTCHYAMGGIEVDPETEASVVPGLYAVGECSGGMHGSNRLGGNSLSDLIVFGKRAGDAAAAHAAGLPEPPRISEDDIAAAQRDALAPFEVEGGENPYTIQQDLQQTMNDLVGIIREGPELEQAIVKVEEFKARMARMAVEGHRQYNPGWHLALDLRNMLLVGECVAKAALARKESRGGHTRNDYPGPDPEWGAKNLVVTLNSTGDGVDLAEKSLPEMPDELKQYFED, from the coding sequence ATGACGGGCAACGAGATGTCCGGCGACGCCCGCGGCGGCATCGAACGCCACCGGTACGACGTCATCGTCATCGGCGCCGGGGGCTCCGGCCTGCGCGCCGCCATCGCCGCGCACGAGGCCGGGGCGAGGGTGGCCGTGGTGTGCAAGTCCCTGCTGGGCAAGGCCCACACCGTGATGGCCGAGGGCGGCTGCGCCGCCGCCATGGGCAACCTCTGGCCCGACGACAGCTGGCAGGTGCACTTCCGCGACACCATGCGTGGCGGGAAGATGCTCAACAACTGGCGCATGGCGCAGCTGCACGCGCAGGAGGCCCCGGAACGGGTCATGGAGCTGGAGGACTGGGGGGCGCTGTTCGACCGGACCGAGGACGGGCTGATCAGCCAGCGGGACTTCGGTGGGCACAAGTACGCACGGCTCGCGCACATCGGCGACCGCACCGGGCTGGAGATCATCCGCACCCTGCAGCAGCGGCTGGTCGCGCTCGGCATCGACGTGTTCATGGAGTGCACCGTCACCGACGTGCTCAAGGACCCCTCGACAGGTTCGGGGACCGGGGCGGTCGCGGGCGCCTTCGGGTACTGGCGCGAGACCGGGCGCTTCGTGGTGTTCGAGTCGCCGTCGATCGTGATGGCCACCGGTGGCTTCGGCAAGGCATGGAAGGTCACCTCCAACTCCTGGGAGTACACCGGCGACGGCCACGCGCTCGCGCTGCGCGCGGGCGCGGGCCTGATCAACATGGAGTGCGTCCAGTTCCACCCCACGGGGATGGTGTGGCCGCCGTCGGTCAAGGGTTTGTTGGTCACCGAGTCGGTGCGCGGGGACGGCGGTGTGCTGAAGAACTCCGAGGGCAACCGCTTCATGTTCGACTACATCCCGGAGTACTTCCGGGCGGAGACGGCCGACACCGAGGAGGAGGCCGACCGCTGGTACGACGACAAGGAGAACAACCGTCGGCCACCGGAGCTGCTGCCCCGCGACGAGGTCGCACGGGCCATCAACGCCGAGATCAAGGCAGGTCGCGGGACGCCCCACGGCGGCATCTACCTCGACATCGCCTCGCGGCGTACGCCGGAGTTCATCCGCAAGCGCCTGCCGTCGATGTACCACCAGTTCAAGGAGCTGGCCGACGTCGACATCACCGCCGAGGCGATGGAGATCGGCCCGACGTGCCACTACGCCATGGGTGGGATCGAGGTGGACCCGGAGACCGAGGCGTCGGTGGTCCCGGGCCTGTACGCCGTGGGGGAGTGCTCCGGCGGCATGCACGGCTCCAACCGTCTCGGCGGCAACTCCCTGTCGGACCTGATCGTCTTCGGCAAGCGTGCCGGGGACGCCGCCGCTGCCCACGCAGCCGGCCTGCCGGAGCCTCCGCGCATCAGTGAGGACGACATCGCCGCCGCCCAACGCGACGCCCTGGCGCCCTTCGAGGTGGAGGGTGGGGAGAACCCCTACACGATCCAGCAGGACCTGCAGCAGACGATGAACGACCTGGTCGGGATCATCCGCGAGGGGCCGGAGCTGGAGCAGGCGATCGTCAAGGTCGAGGAGTTCAAGGCCCGCATGGCGCGCATGGCCGTCGAGGGCCACCGGCAGTACAACCCCGGTTGGCACCTGGCGCTGGACCTGCGCAACATGCTCCTGGTGGGCGAATGCGTGGCCAAGGCGGCGCTCGCCCGCAAGGAGTCCCGTGGTGGCCACACTCGCAACGACTATCCCGGCCCGGACCCGGAGTGGGGTGCGAAGAACCTCGTGGTGACGCTCAACAGCACCGGCGACGGCGTGGACCTCGCCGAGAAGTCGCTGCCCGAGATGCCCGACGAGCTGAAGCAGTACTTCGAGGACTAG
- a CDS encoding succinate dehydrogenase cytochrome b subunit: MATSTPNRPTLVSGARAARTTIALKLLMAVSGIIFIGFVLAHMYGNLKAFSGEEAFNDYAHHLRELGEPMLPHEGALWIIRVVLLLSLVVHVACAVALYRRAQKARPVQYQVKKNTGAIPAARMMRFGGLTILLFLIWHLLNFTIGKVNPQGGPTDEGPYALMVDSFELWWMTLIYLAAMAALGAHLHHGLWSACQTLGITGSARARARTKLFSLALAVVIAGGFALVPIGVLAGIID; encoded by the coding sequence GTGGCAACCTCGACACCGAACCGCCCGACCCTGGTCTCCGGGGCACGGGCCGCGCGCACGACGATCGCCCTGAAGCTGCTGATGGCCGTCAGCGGCATCATCTTCATCGGCTTCGTCCTCGCCCACATGTACGGCAACCTCAAGGCCTTCTCGGGTGAGGAGGCGTTCAACGACTACGCCCACCACCTGCGCGAGCTCGGCGAGCCGATGCTCCCCCACGAGGGCGCGCTGTGGATCATCCGCGTGGTGCTCCTGCTCTCGCTGGTCGTCCACGTCGCGTGCGCGGTGGCGCTGTACCGGCGGGCCCAGAAGGCGCGCCCCGTGCAGTACCAGGTCAAGAAGAACACCGGCGCCATCCCGGCGGCCCGCATGATGCGCTTCGGTGGCCTGACCATCCTGCTCTTCCTCATCTGGCACCTGCTCAACTTCACCATCGGCAAGGTCAACCCGCAGGGCGGTCCGACCGACGAGGGCCCCTACGCCCTGATGGTCGACAGCTTCGAGCTGTGGTGGATGACGCTGATCTACCTCGCCGCGATGGCGGCACTCGGGGCCCACCTCCACCACGGGCTCTGGAGCGCCTGCCAGACACTCGGCATCACGGGGTCGGCACGTGCCCGCGCCCGGACCAAGCTGTTCTCGCTGGCCCTCGCGGTCGTCATCGCCGGTGGGTTCGCGCTCGTCCCGATCGGCGTACTCGCCGGCATCATCGACTGA